A segment of the Trifolium pratense cultivar HEN17-A07 linkage group LG7, ARS_RC_1.1, whole genome shotgun sequence genome:
TCTCACAACCGAtttgagacttcttaacaaataatgcatttagtcaaagaaagtcttataaaatgggacagagcgagtatatctttttttttttttttttttgaaaacttggtatccggccttatgACCGACTAAAtggatttaagaggggtttttcaaaataattaatcctcttagcggaacaatcccgatgaacggatcttgattaaaccattaatcacacatcaaagaacacaaaaccacaagtttatgtgtttacctcttgaagtgcagaacctttgaggcAGTGTTTTAAAACCCGGACCGGTGATCGACCCGGCCAAAGCATTGGGTCACTGGGTTACTGGTCGGACCAGTGGGTCACTGGTTGGACCGCATGACTACTAACCCGgtctataaaaaatatttatgttataaaataaaaattattctatgaaaaaattaatgaaaactcatacttaaaaaaaaacacaataacaataaaattttaatctATTGTATTTTATATCAATCGATTAATAAATATGTAGTTTTTTAAAGAAGAATAAATGTATGTATTTTTTGAAGGAAGAAGAAATAGATATAAGTGTTCTCGTAAAAAAAAGTGTggtaaaagaataaataaaagatatatatGTGATGGGATGGTTAGGAAAGAAAATAGATCTAGGTGATATTATAGCCTATATTTCTTAAATTGACTATTTAATGCATAAgtaattatacatatatatagttTTGCACATTTATTTCACAGATGTTCAGTTGGCCTAGTGGTAAGTTAATGAAGTTTCATGTTGTGGGTTGCGTGTTCGAATCCCTGCTGCCAATATTTGGaaatttttgttacattttatTCAGATATAAAACCGGTCCGGTTTAGCGCGGGCTATACGGTTCACCGGTTTGACCGCAGACCCGGCCGGGTCACCCCGGGTTTATCCGGTTCATTTGCTTAACCGGTTCTGCATGTAAATTGGCCCGTCCACTTGTCCGGTTCACGGCCGGACCggttcgaccggccggtccggtccggtccggtttttaaaactatgctttgaggtagaaacagtttctgatcacgagcaaagcaaagaagcgatgcatctactcagtccacacgaacagaacttttctgatgaccggtgctagccaattccaccagagattcagagagaatagggtttagagagcggcggctaggtttcactttgtgaattaggttaaactctaaaacttcatcacaagggttctatttatagaaccacttgtgtggtcatcaagccaagcactgcaccgtaccttacggtggaccgcatttctctattttcataaattaaataataagtcatacttaattatttaattactaataagtcctacttattattttataaataagtcttacttatttatttctctcatctatctgtcctttgtgtgtgaccctataggttctcgtaacgttggcaataatattaaatcacatatttaatattataaacaataagcggtatctagcaacacatcactgcaacccaagtgacgagaatgtcatgtgatctgacgaaacctttccgtgataacaatcgtgtgtataattacccctttacccttatatctatattgaacacaaggcatagatcgtgtcacccttgtatggttcaatatcttatttcttgatcccagaatatactgagcaacgaataagctcaatatctcatattgacttagttcggcgtggccacgcattttatcagtcatattccatcaagaggcctacagatattgctcctgttatgtaggagggacaaattccatctaggtcactcatgtccctcagcatgatttatggagcacccatcaaccgactttatagtcatcctgttacggacaatgtttgaacggcaacaaagtactctactccacatctagggtccatagtggtttcaggtcgaagggtggtatacaccattatcactatgagaataacttatgacattttccataacatactatgtagtattctcatggcgggtcaatccaatataaatattactcctaatatttatatctatgtgaagacttgatatctcatatccatgactcgtgagatgaagtcatcagtctactcacataaagATACAACCGTTTGCcacattggtcctttccgttagtttatCAACCCCAAATGTATTAGGTGGGCCAACGTTATAGGTGGTCCACCATATacctcaatatattttttaatcttaaccatcagatctttttgaagaaaaataaaccacATTAGATTTTGCAGGTACACCGGATCTAACAATGCACCACCATCACCAACTAATGTTTCTGCTCATCTTCTtatgttcatcttcttcaacccAAAAACAACACacgcaacaacaacaacattaagaATCAACCCAAAAACATCAAACACGcagcaaacacaaaaaaaaattcatgatattcaccattttcatcttcatCCAGAAAATCATCAATTACAAAATTCAGAAAAACATCAAATCGAGAttaaaaaaacccaaaaattcataaatgaaaaaaaatcaaatctttaatagaaaacaaaaaaatcagaaTCATCCAACACACCCAAATCTTCAAACAttcaacacaaaaaataaattaaaaaaagaaaccaaaatTCTGCATATCTTTAAACATACTCAAATCTTCCAACACACCCAGATCTTCAATCATTACTCAAAAACGATTTTGATCGAGGAAGGTGACTCCATGGAAGcagttgatttatttttgattgAAACTTTAGATTTAGTTTCCTCTGTGAGATGAttaggaaaaaaatttagttttaattttaaaatttttgggtTTATCTTTATGAAGATGGTGAATGTTATGAAGATAAATaaggatgaagatgaagaaaaggaGTAAAAGTTAGGTGTTGGTGGTTCAACATTAGATTGCATAGACTTAACAATATTCAATTATTTAGATTTCGATACAATGATcgaatggttaaaattttattgaagtTTATGGTGGACCACTATGTATATTGGTTCACTTTAGATAAGTCTCATGCCACATATTCACAATTTAACGTTTTTTCTCAAAAAGTAACGGAAGGGACTCTAATGGCAAACAATGATGTCTTTAAGTTTAAGGGAACAAAGCGAAACTTTTATTCGGGAAACTTTTATTCCGGACAAatgtaaaaccaaaaatttctttaaagaaccaaaatactaattaaaccAATTTTAGgtcaagaaaattgaaaataaaatcacGATAGCTGCAGAAGTTCTCCTCTTTTCTAAGTGTGccgtttttgttctttttccaTTGCCGTTGCTAATCGATCCATTTGGTCGCACTTTGCGAGTCTTGGACGTTGGAGGAGTTTCATTCACGCTGTCGTTCGCCACCGGAGGAGTTTCGTTCCGTCGCTCTCACCTTCCACCAACACTCACGTTGCCGTTCTTCCCCTTTTGCAGTAAGTTCTATAAATCATATTAATCCATTTTTTAAATGTCAATTCAttatcaaattaaaaacaaaattaaatataaatttgctTTTCCCCTGAATTTATCAATTCATTCTTCGTTTTTAAGTTCCACCAGTAGAGTTAGGGTATGCCTTCCTTTATTTTACCTTTATGAAaaatctccttttttttttaattgtgtttgtTAACTCAACATATACATGATATTCTTCCGAGTAAACTATTAATTTGGTCTCTGACTTTGTAAGACACTCTCAAAAAGGTCTCTGACTTTATTAatatactactccctccggtcctttttataaggaacacttagggcaaaaaatttggtcctttttataagaaactttgaccaattttcaaatgttttaaatgttcaatttcacttatgcccttatttattatgagagagaatttaaaaataagtaagttagttgaataaagagtaattaaataagggtatacatagaataaattaaaatttataagagtattaaatgaaaataactatgttaaatgtgtttcattggtctgtgtgattttttcaaagtgttccttataataaggaccggagggagtatcaagTTAGTCGTATTTAGCCACTTACTATGAATTACTAAGTCGCGGTATTGTAATAACTTATTATCAATTTGTTCCCTACTTTATCCACTTACTTactatcaatttagtccctagcATACTTTCAGAAGGactaatatgaataaaatttgacCTAGTTTGAGAcctttttcaaatattaataaagttaGGGGACCAGTTTGGTTGTTTACTctatttttacattttcatatttttggagGAAGCTTTGTggatatttacttttttaagcTACATATGTTTCACTATTTTTGTAGGCGAAATATGGAGATAAATGAATGTGAACCAATCGAAACCGATGAGCCCAAAGATATTTTTCTTGGTCAAGTTGTAAATAGCAAAGAAGAAGCTTATGATTTATACCAAGAACATGCCTTCAAAGTTGGTTTTAGTGTAAGAAAGGGGAAGGAGTGTTATTATGATAACGAGAAAAAGAATACACGGTTGAAAGACTTGTATTGTTCCAAACAAGGGTTCAAGAACAATGAACCTGACGGTGAAGTCGCTTATAAAAGAGCAGATTCAAGGACAAATTGTAAAGCTATGGTGAGATTTAATGTGACCAAGGAAGGAGTGTGGAAAGTTACAAAGTTGATATTGAAACACAATCATGAATTTGTTCCACTTCATCAAAGATATTTGTTACGTTCTATGAGAAATTTGTCAAATCTCAAAGAAGACCGCATAAAGTCTATGGTGAATGATGCCATTAGAGTTGGTGGATTTGACAAACATGGTGTAATGTTGAAAGATATGCATAATTATGTCTCCACTGAAAAGTTGAAATTTATTGAAGCCGGAGATGCTCAATCTTTACTGAATCACTTACAAAATAGACAAGCACAAGATTCCATGTTCTGTTACAGTGTGCAGTTAGACCAAGAATCACGTTTGACCAATGTCTTCTGGAGAGATGGTAAATCCGTAGTTGATTATAATTGCTTTGGGGATGTTGTGATTTTTGACACTACTTATCGTGATAATAAATACAACCTTATTTGTGCCCCATTTGTTGGTTTAAATCATCATTTGCAAAATATCATGTTTGGTTGTGCTTTGTTATTTGATGAAAGTGAAGTTTCTTTTGCTTGGTTGTTCAAAACGTTTTTGGAGAGTATGGGAAACCAACAACCAAAAACAATCTTTACAGCTCATGATCCAGCCATGGCTAAAGCGATCGGAGAGGTAATGCCAAATGCATGTCATCGTTTATGTTTATGGCACATAGCTAAGGTTGCTCCTTCACATTTGGATTCTCTCATTTCCGATCAAAAGTTTCAAAGCTTATTTAGTAAATGCATGGGAGATTGTGATTCAGAAGAAGAATTTCAAAGAACTTGGGATGAGATGATGAATGTGTATAAGCTTCAGGATCATCAATGGCTGAGCAATATGTATGAAATTCACCATAAGTGGAGCACTGCTTATAGCAAGAGTGTATTCTCTGCTGGTATCAAGTCCTGCCAAAGGATTGAGAGTACAAACAATGTGTTGGATGAGATTGCAGGGAAAACAACAACTCTCACACAATTTTTACTGGCATTTGAGAAGATGTTGAAAAAGTGGCGCCGCTTAGAGGTTGAGGAGGAATTCAAAAACAGCCAAAGCACACCTCCTCTTGTTATAAATATTAGTGAAACATTACGGCATGTGTCTACGGTATATACTCACAAAGTCTTTAATCTTTTTCTGAACGAGTATCTTGAAGGGACAGGTGGAAGCACTTCTATAGAGATTGGTCAATCTGATAATGTGTCAAATCATGAAGTCTTGTTGAACCATAAgcctaataaaaaatatacagtGACATTTGACTCTTCCAATATGAAGATTAATTGTAGTTGCTGCAAGTTTGATTATATGGGCATTCTTTGTAGTCATGCTTTGCGAATTTATAACATTAAAGGTATTTTAAGAATACCTGACCAATACTTCTTAAAAAGATGGTCAAAAAATGCAAGGTCTGTGATTTATGAGCACATAAGTAGGGGAATGGGAGAAGATTCTACCTCCAATTTGGGGATCAATGATGATGATGCTGGTATTCCTTATCGCAATGCTATTATGAAGTCATTCTACTCTCTAGTTTTGGAAAGTCAAGACAGCAAAGAAGCTCAAAATATTATGTGGAAATTACTTGATATTGGAGTTGAGAGGGTGCAGAAAGGGGTCGGCAAGGGAAATTTAACTTCAGATGTAGAAACAATGGAGACAAATTTCAACGAAAATGAGGAATCGTGTTTCACACCAATGCTCTGaattgatatatatttgcaCCAGAAATGGCAGTTAATTCATCTATGGGTGTGATTAAAACAATGTTTTCAGTTGCATGGACGAACCTCGTAGACTAGTTTATGCTTCTTTGAATGAGCTTCCACAGGGTGATAATTGTAAGttttatttgtcaaatattACTCTGACTATATTTTACCTGACAGTACATTTTATAGCTTATGATGGAAATATACACCATCCTCCTATACTCCACCAATGCTATTCAATAAACGTTGCTAGAAATGAACTCATGTCATAATAGATACATGAAATATGTGTACGTATACTCGAGCACTGATTTATTTTGTGGCACAGATCTTGCAATTAATGTTGGTTTCCTCCAAGTAGCAATTCCAGTGAAAGGCATTGACAATGTATGTCTTCATAGGATAGAAATTTGTAATTATATGATGGATAGTGACAGTGACAATATTTTGTTCTATATTTGCTACTTAAGCGAAGTTTGAGTTTAGAGTTTTGTGTTTTATGTTTTGCAGTTTAAACTTAGTATCTGCTTGACACTTACAAGGCCAATTGATGTTCAGAATTTTGTGTTAACGTAACAAATATTGTTGGTTTATATTTACTCATGTCAGAACCAAGTTTGGCGATGGCATTTGAATCTCAGcattatcattttcatttagCATTGCAAACTTTCGCATTAATACATTTGGACCTCAAAATAGTCATTACAATATTACATGCTGTTAGATGAGTTGTTTTGCCCAAAAACAACATTGCTGCGAGGGAAACTATAGGATATATTGCTCCAGAGTTCTGCATAAACTTTGGTTGGGTGTTTCATAATGGCATAATGATAATGGTATTAAAATGCTTGGTTCAAGAGAATATTGATCATGACTTAGTACCCGGACTCTTATTGTATAtgttacaaaaataaatgtctatttttaaaaataattagtatATTCAGTTAACGTGCAATTCCAAATCTGGTATTTGGGTTTTAGTATGGAATTCATAAAACTACGTTattcttgatttttatttttatttttttgacaaatcttgAAAAATATTAGGCTAAAATGCAATTTTAGCCCCCTAAatttcacaaacttgcaattttagTCCCCTAACTTTAAAAATAGCAGTTTTGGCACCCTAATTTTAGCTCCTTTTGCAAAACCTCAATTTTGACTTAGTCAATGCATATGTGGCAAGTGACTTAGCTGAGTAAGATGTCTtgtgtgtaatttttttattttaaaatataaaaaaagccacagatgaaataaaataattggaTAAGCTTCCAAAAGCTAAAGCTTATCTACTTCATCTCAAATCTCGCTAACATCATCCAAACGATATTTTAATGGAAGCAACAAGTAATTATTCTTTTGGAAGAAATCGCCTTGAGAATTGTTATTTTAACTCACATTAGTGTTAAAAATTTTGACTCGGTAACAAAACATATTGTAGTCTGTGAGACTTTAAGCTCATATTAGTgttaaaatgtttgtttttgtcTTGCTGAAATGTTATTGCATATTGAAAGCCagacatgaaaattataatagaaGAAGTACTTGATGTACAAAGGCCTTTGAAACTAAAAACTTAGGAGATTGACAGGTTTCTTTGGACTGATATCTATCGTGAAATTGAAGAACATTCTAACTGAAAATTCATCAAGTTCTTCTTTCGACTCTTCCACCATTCATCAAGTTTTTCCTAAGAAGTCATTGGATTTGGAGATGATGGAAGTGTTGCGGCGACAGAGATGAAGAGTTAGGGAATACGGTGATGAATATGAATGAATAAATCCCAAAAatgagaagtttttttttgcctttttcaattattttatttcatttttaattatgtggctttttttatattttaaaataaacaaattacaCACATGGCATCTTACACACATGGCATCTTACTCAGCTAAGTCACTTGCCACATATGCATTGACTAAGTCAAAATTGAGGTTTTGCAAAAGAGGTTaaagttagggggccaaaactgcTATTTTTAAAGTTAGGAGActaaaattgcaagtttgtgaaagttagggggccaaaagtgcattttagccaaaatattattaaaaagttCTTTAGTTGGAGTCTAAGATAGAAATCCACGGCAAATTCTTAACTACCCATTTCATTAAAATGGGCAACTCAGCCCATTTGAGTTGGCAAAATCTAAACCATCCATCTATCTTCTATTATTTCTATGTAATGAAAATACACACTTTGTAAAACTAGTAAGTTAAAACTATTTAATTGCAAAACCACCCACACAAAATTAACATTGATAATTTTCGTGTCATCTCTAACACCCGCAAataaactttttaattttttcatctctaaattcttcttttcttaattttcagataattttcattttattttttttcaaattttcgaAACTTGTTATGCAACAAATTGAAGTGAAATATTACAAAGCTCTTGTAGATCTTGATTTTTTGAATCTAGTGCcacaaattttgtgttttttcaacAACCATAGAGGGAGTAATCTAAGAAAAATCATTCTTTTTTATGGGATTTGCAAATTTTGCTTTAAATCTCACGTTTTGATGTTTAACACTTGATAATTTTGTGTTAAAATCGTTAGAGATTGAATTCTGGTTGAAACCCACAAAAAATCGGACGAAACGGTGATGGAAAACCGAAGATAATGATGCTGGAACAACAACCCGCGTTTTGACCCGGTTTATGGTCTGGGTCGACCCACCAGAGGTTGAGGGTGACACTGTTCACGTGCGTGTAAACCCACTCGCGGGTAGGGGAGAGTGAGAGAGAGTGTGATAGCTACGAGCGTCCGTTTTGTACGCCGTTTTTTGCGTTGCGTTTTATttaatgagttttatttttttgatattttttgaatttttttaagtcattacattatttttataaaatataacaaatatattaattaattaattaaaaacagttAAATAGTATTATTCTGAATAAAATATGTTACAAATATAATGTCATATATTATGACTTTTATGTTGATGCTCACTTCCCTGAATAGATATTCTATGATTATGTATATGTTGCATGGGTACTTCGTTTTAGAcagagtaccggtaccgggtacATATTGGGTACTGATACGTGTATGGTACTCCCATGGTACGTACGCTTAAAGTaccaagtttgttttttttcttcacgcGGGTACATGCGTGGTACTTCCAGGGTACCCGCGTGGTACTCCCAGGATACACACGTGATAcatatttcatcaaaaattattctcatttttttttgcaacactttccaatcccattttttttatttgtttatttttttaataaagattcactttagtttaaaattagaatcGATTCAGTCTGcttccctttttatttatttttaaaagtagagcCGCATAATCTTACTACTACTTCTAATTTTCTAAACGTGTAAACCATaatataactacttttaaagtttgctattttttatgtttaattatttgctttaagaatataattttattattttaactatataactatatttaaaaaaattatgcgagcgtacccgtaccttagttttttaaaaaatgtcgtACCACGTACCCGTACCAGTACCGGATACctgtaccgtacccgcacctatGCAACATAGTATGATTATAAacactagcgggccagacaggcgcgttccgcgcctgcctgtgtctaacttatgtccaacaaaaatgtcttatgttatgatgaatttgttaataaaagatttttattgctaaaaaaataaggatattgttggtattatgaaaaatcgacaccaaaaatatttgtattctctttttatatagtatagatgtagtattaagttggtaatcattcatgtataggcaactcatttgccacttattcacatttttatgatttaaaatttttttatttttaaattgattagttaatggaagttgtgaaactaagtcaagggtaaaataagtatattgaaaagtccatcccaaactcacctatcctttttatatattgttatagattatagatgaatataaaaattcattcaaaaatgtgaaagtatacaagagtttgattaaaagtagaaACCAAAATTTGTGATGGAAAATTTTCCATAGACCAAAAAATGGGAAAAAAATCGACAAGGATTAAAAACGAAATTATGAAAAACTATAGAGACTATTTACTTATTTAACCTaaaattaattagtatataattttattaaatatcctCACTCTATCAAGTGCAAATTTGCACTTTTTTTTAACGTaaatttgcacatgttaaaaaaattaaaataatatatttatgttAGAACTtatgcattttatattaaatgtataactttttaataaataattattttcgaTGAGATTTGACACATAGTTAATAC
Coding sequences within it:
- the LOC123895343 gene encoding protein FAR1-RELATED SEQUENCE 5-like, giving the protein MEINECEPIETDEPKDIFLGQVVNSKEEAYDLYQEHAFKVGFSVRKGKECYYDNEKKNTRLKDLYCSKQGFKNNEPDGEVAYKRADSRTNCKAMVRFNVTKEGVWKVTKLILKHNHEFVPLHQRYLLRSMRNLSNLKEDRIKSMVNDAIRVGGFDKHGVMLKDMHNYVSTEKLKFIEAGDAQSLLNHLQNRQAQDSMFCYSVQLDQESRLTNVFWRDGKSVVDYNCFGDVVIFDTTYRDNKYNLICAPFVGLNHHLQNIMFGCALLFDESEVSFAWLFKTFLESMGNQQPKTIFTAHDPAMAKAIGEVMPNACHRLCLWHIAKVAPSHLDSLISDQKFQSLFSKCMGDCDSEEEFQRTWDEMMNVYKLQDHQWLSNMYEIHHKWSTAYSKSVFSAGIKSCQRIESTNNVLDEIAGKTTTLTQFLLAFEKMLKKWRRLEVEEEFKNSQSTPPLVINISETLRHVSTVYTHKVFNLFLNEYLEGTGGSTSIEIGQSDNVSNHEVLLNHKPNKKYTVTFDSSNMKINCSCCKFDYMGILCSHALRIYNIKGILRIPDQYFLKRWSKNARSVIYEHISRGMGEDSTSNLGINDDDAGIPYRNAIMKSFYSLVLESQDSKEAQNIMWKLLDIGVERVQKGVGKGNLTSDVETMETNFNENEESCFTPML